Proteins encoded in a region of the Bicyclus anynana chromosome 27, ilBicAnyn1.1, whole genome shotgun sequence genome:
- the LOC112051238 gene encoding zinc finger protein 420, with product MNPETKWKTDEMNRNICRVCLTINTCTFMIGNTNLQNVYERIADVKLNASPELQYACYVCYARLKQCERLIRQAKLTEELLKETIINAEELQNAVKHQQCKLKIYSVVNINVDPCEVQTKVEEKEEYLKEEDIKNEADLDLVERDTNEDSETEIRSDVESKVDKSSDSEDDIPLRSIRSRVTKRDKLQKERSKKIKQNKDAKLEAKELHLDEKQQMEELMQRSKSLNYLNSPYKCDLCYRGFRDPTAYSKHKDKHDLKSGHLECKICRLRYSSRQALNSHSMAAHSRRFICGSCPHISLTKNQAVVHERWHNGHQYPCKLCDKRFIKPTSYLSHMRKAHCNLSQHVCHKCGESFAGRHGLLMHMSKTHRHDDAEPEVVADPTSDSYCKECGIQFLTLDAYNLHLLSSQKHKQAVWKDNGSKCRICDKPVSQFDRTRHERMHAKELKPRVADVVDAAPPTIEIPCPQCSKTFTSRSKLQMHIRRMHLGQRYNRNVVCEVCGKHCTSNATLRYHQRAHTGERPYACALCAARFVSREHWRLHQRVHSGERPYACALCGHRFAQKPALNRHYIVSRARRGTCIIGSVIIVCVSREHWRLHQRVHSGERPYACALCGHRFAQKPALNRHYIALHSESRTSRNILGIIGSVIIVCVSREHWRLHQRVHSGERPYACAQCGHRFAQKPALNRHYIVHTGAKPYECHLCNKSFTQSASMKKHIQRVHLRQPQNRNKNGEQTDKNSLDVTVN from the exons atgaatCCTGAAACGAAATGGAAGACAGATGAAATGAATCGCAACATTTGCAGAGTTTGTTTAACGATAAATACTTGCACATTTATGATTGGAAACACTAATTTACAGAATGTTTACGAAAGAATTGCTGATGTTAAA CTAAATGCTTCACCAGAATTACAATATGCTTGCTATGTTTGCTACGCAAGACTAAAGCAATGTGAGAGGTTGATCCGACAGGCCAAGTTGACTGAGGAGCTTCTAAAAGAGACAATAATCAATGCTGAAgag CTCCAGAATGCAGTAAAACACCAACAATGTAAATTAAAGATATACTCTGTGGTCAACATAAATGTGGATCCCTGTGAAGTACAAACAAAAGTAGAGGAAAAGGAAGAGTATCTGAAAGAAGAAGACATTAAGAATGAAGCAGACTTGGATTTAGTTGAGCGAG atacaaATGAAGATTCCGAAACAGAGATCAGATCAGATGTAGAAAGTAAAGTTGATAAATCTTCTGATTCCGAAGATGATATTCCTCTGAGAAGTATAAGATCAAGGGTTACCAAGAGAGACAAATTACAGAAGGAGAGAAGTAAAAAGATTAAGCAGAATAAAGATG CAAAGCTAGAAGCGAAAGAGCTGCACCTAGATGAGAAGCAGCAAATGGAGGAGCTGATGCAGCGCTCCAAGTCGCTCAACTACCTCAACTCGCCGTACAAGTGTGACCTCTGCTACCGAGGGTTCAGGGACCCCACCGCCTACAGCAAGCACAAGGATAAACATGACCTG AAAAGCGGCCACCTAGAGTGCAAGATCTGCCGCCTTCGCTACAGCAGTCGACAGGCCCTCAACTCTCACAGCATGGCGGCACATTCTCGAAGGTTTATATGCGGCAGCTGCCCACATATCAGCCTCACCAA GAACCAAGCCGTGGTCCACGAGCGTTGGCACAACGGCCACCAGTACCCGTGCAAGTTATGCGACAAACGGTTCAT CAAACCCACCAGCTACCTCTCCCACATGCGCAAAGCGCACTGCAACTTGAGCCAGCACGTTTGTCACAAGTGTGGGGAGAGCTTTGCGGGCAGACATGGACTACTGATGCATATGAGCAAGACTCATAGACACGACGACGCG GAACCAGAAGTAGTGGcagatcccacttctgatagcTACTGTAAGGAGTGCGGCATCCAGTTCCTGACTCTAGACGCGTACAACCTCCACTTGCTGTCTTCTCAGAAGCACAAACAGGCTGTATGGAAAGACAACGG GTCAAAGTGCAGGATATGCGACAAGCCCGTGAGTCAATTCGACCGCACGCGGCACGAGCGCATGCACGCCAAGGAGTTGAAGCCGCGCGTCGCTGACGTCGTCGACGCCGCGCCTCCCACCATCGAGATACCTTGCCCCCAG TGCAGCAAGACATTCACGAGCCGCTCGAAGTTGCAAATGCACATCCGACGCATGCATCTCGGGCAGCGCTACAACCGGAACGTGGTATGCGAAGTCTGCGGAAAACACTGCACG TCCAACGCGACGCTCCGCTACCACCAGCGCGCGCACACCGGCGAGCGGCCGTACGCCTGTGCACTGTGCGCCGCGCGCTTCGTGTCGCGCGAGCACTGGCGCCTGCACCAGCGCGTGCACTCCGGCGAGCGGCCCTACGCCTGTGCACTGTGCGGGCACCGCTTCGCGCAGAAGCCCGCGCTCAACAGGCACTACATAGTGAGTCGCGCACGTCGCGGAACAT GTATCATCGGTAGCGTCATCATCGTGTGCGTGTCCCGCGAGCACTGGCGCCTGCACCAGCGCGTGCACTCCGGCGAGCGGCCCTACGCCTGTGCACTGTGCGGGCACCGCTTCGCGCAGAAGCCCGCGCTCAACAGGCACTACATA GCACTACATAGTGAGTCGCGCACGTCGCGGAACATTTTAGGTATCATCGGTAGCGTCATCATCGTGTGCGTGTCCCGCGAGCACTGGCGCCTGCACCAGCGCGTGCACTCCGGCGAGCGGCCCTACGCCTGTGCACAGTGCGGGCACCGCTTCGCGCAGAAGCCCGCGCTCAACAGGCACTACATA GTACATACCGGGGCGAAGCCCTACGAATGCCATCTCTGCAACAAGTCGTTCACGCAGTCCGCCTCCATGAAGAAGCACATACAGCGGGTGCATCTGCGCCAGCCGCAGAACAGGAACAAAAATGGCGAACAAACGGACAAAAATAGCTTAGATGTTACTGTGAATTAA
- the LOC112051223 gene encoding uncharacterized protein LOC112051223, which produces MSSTVSIEDLCATDLSLICRGCLATSGKMKNMVEWGLTDEFYRLTNIQVNTLDNPSLLLCLQCEDILYKSRSFKVMCQTSDQMLKNAIEMKQSKESDWANIKSNSSISHDNIIHTELTNDCITIKITAPNMDQKLHLPCHYCPHQCLKKTDLMSHITKVHSMSQLLTIVTKYYCHIQYCAYHINSDKEKHFNSRKHLNQHILKVHGEKVNCLECNLSFHNDVSYKKHLKTCNITHICNVCGTQFNTNEKMLVHLMRKHPEHHRRYKDEKCRKRCSEKEIDSKRVKKEKTQDYDKEYFCDSPKRSFATQTLEHIKNDVTLSSWQTKKDEISTQTVFEDLLSLKSTMSEEETIFSDSVSLSDIQTQTLPLEFGLSRSNKETITSETQSPDLSIKETQTCVCLYDSKPNFRCIDSVSSSPSTFSILTSTETQTLDDFLSFSSAETQTCFDDKEL; this is translated from the exons ATGTCTTCAACAGTGAGCATAGAAGATTTGTGTGCGACAGATTTATCGTTAATATGCCGCGGCTGTCTGGCTACATCTGGTAAAATGAAGAACATGGTGGAATGGGGACTTACTGATGAGTTCTACAGGCTCACTAATATTCAG GTCAACACATTGGATAACCCGTCACTCCTGCTCTGTCTGCAGTGTGAGGACATTCTGTACAAGAGCAGGAGCTTTAAGGTCATGTGTCAAACTTCAGACCAGATGCTCAAGAACGCCATAGAG atgAAACAATCCAAAGAATCCGATTGGGCCAACATTAAATCTAACTCATCAATTTCTCATGACAACATCATACACACTGAACTAACAAATGATTGCATCACAATTAAAATAACTGCACCAAACATGGACCAAAAGCTACACCTACCCTGTCATTATTGTCCACACCAGTGTCTAAAGAAAACTGACTTAATGTCACATATCACAAAAGTGCATAGTATGTCCCAATTGTTGACAATAGTTACAAAGTATTACTGTCATATACAATACTGTGCATACCACATAAACTCGGATAAGGAAAAACATTTCAACAGCCGAAAGCATTTGAATCAACACATTTTAAAAGTGCACGGAGAGAAAGTCAACTGTCTGGAATGCAATCTATCATTCCACAATGACGTCAgttacaaaaaacatttaaaaacgtGCAACATAACCCACATTTGCAACGTATGTGGTACACAATTTAATACTAACGAAAAGATGCTAGTACATTTGATGAGAAAGCATCCAGAACACCACAGGAGATACAAAGACGAGAAATGTAGAAAACGGTGTTCAGAAAAGGAGATTGATTCGAAAAGGGTGAAAAAAGAGAAAACCCAAGATTATGATAAGGAATACTTCTGCGATAGTCCGAAACGATCATTCGCTACACAGACATTGGAACACATAAAAAATGATGTAACTTTATCATCATGGCAGACCAAGAAAGATGAGATATCCACTCAAACTGTCTTCGAAGATCTGTTATCATTAAAATCCACCATGAGTGAGGAGGAGACGATTTTCTCTGACTCAGTTTCACTATCTGATATACAAACTCAAACTCTGCCGCTAGAGTTTGGTTTGAGCAGGTCTAACAAAGAAACTATTACGTCAGAAACTCAATCACCAGATTTGAGTATAAAGGAAACTCAAActtgtgtctgtctgtatgacTCGAAGCCTAACTTTCGATGTATAGACAGTGTGTCGTCTAGTCCAAGTACGTTTAGTATTTTGACGTCAACAGAAACTCAAACTTTGGAtgattttttgagtttttcgTCCGCTGAAACACAGACTTGTTTCGATGATAAAGAATTATGA